CAATTAGACAGATTAAGAATCTTTGGTGGGAAAATACAACGATAagagttcaaattcaacaataCCTCAACTTGTCGTTGAAGTGACTGTACATAGTTGATGATTTCATCCAGCATCACTGCCTTACCAGTGACCTGCAAAcatcaaatttcaaatgttaaAAAGAAGAACAATACAACAAAGTCAATTATAATAAATCATACTGAATTTCTCTGGTTTAAAATAGAAAGCCACCTTGCTGCATCCAGGCACAAGTTCTTGAAGAAACTTCATCCTCTCACTTATTTTTTCCCTCCTCACCTGCAGTGAAAATCCAGTTTAAaatttttcatccaaattattttccattttcacaAGACATAATTTATCAATGTATCTTACCCTCTCTGCAAGGCTATGGCTGTTTGTTGCTTGACCCCGGCGAGCCCTAACATGTATGTATTCCTCCTTAGGTGGATCAGAATTTTGAGAGCCCTGTTTGGCATTCTTCCCAGAAGCCTTAATTGTCGAAGTTGGTTGTTGGTCACACTTCTGTTGGTTCTCAGGGTTGTCCTTTGCACCTTCATTTTGTAGTTCTTGAGTTCCATTGGGTTTATCATTATCAGCATCCTACCACAAGGAAAAACTCTATCACATAAGGCAAAATAGTAATCACGCACAACAAAATAAAGCTCAAAAGTAACAAACCGTACCTGTCcacttcttttccttttcttcgaGTTTAGTCCTTTCATAGAAGGCTCTCCACTAGTAGTACCCTCCAACATTGGGGAACCATCTTGTCCGCCACGACCACCATCATCGTCACCCGATTCACCTCCATCGGAATCATTAACATTCTGAACAAGAGCTTGCTTCCCTTCATCTTGAGACCCAACCCAACCCTCGCTTTTATCATTCTTCAAAGGACTTTCTCTAGTAGCCAATTGCTCAACAGATGGTGACACCACACCTTTTGTAGCTGCTTCAACCACATTCGGATCATCACTCTCTTGTGTTGGTCCTCCATTTGCTACTCGAAGTCCAACGCCTGCAAGAGCATCCCTAGTTCCATGAATTGAACCGGCATACATCGCCATGGATTGAGGAACCCCATAAGCGTTCACCACATCACTGAAATTCCCTCCACCAAAACACGAGAACCTCGCAGCCCTTTCAATAAAACCAGAATCAGTAGGAAACTGAGATAAACTCTGAGGAAAAACCCCTTGTCCATTCGGTAAAAAACCATCCCCTTTCATCATAGCATTAGCCTGGTTCCAACCAATTTCAAGTGTTCCATGATCATGACCACCCCTTCCAAAACCAAACCCATCTTTCCTAATTCCAATTGTATTTGAAGAACTCCCATTAATGTCACAAAATCCCAAGTTTTGCGAATTCGCGGAATGGTCCCAAAAGTTAGGACTAAATGAATCAACCATTGAGGCAGATGAACATGATGAAGAACCAATCAAATCCCCTCTATTCATACTCATAGAATTCCCAATTGAAACCAACCCAACAGATGAATTTGCACCAAATCTCCAATCAGGTGGCATACCACTAGAATAACTCATAGGATCCTCCTCATTTCCATCCACCTCAAACTTTTCTTTGTCACTCATATCAAACTATCttcaacaagaaaatcaatgaaaatttcaaaaaagtagtaaaagtaaacaaaaatgAGTAAAGTAGAAAGTGAAGAGAAGGGTCAAAGAAAAGCAGAGAGACAAAGAGAAAGAGGGAACAAGATGAAATAAATGAAGAGTGAAAATTGCCAAAGAGCTGAAACAAAATCCAAGTACCAAAAAGATGTACCAAATGTTCACACGAGTTTAGCAGCTACCATTTCCAAAGCTTGTAAGTACCAAATTATCATAATAGAAGGACCCCCCTTCcctaaagaaagaaagagagagagaaaagaaaaacaataaaaagagtataaaaaaaaaagtgaaaagaagTCTACAGAAACAGTCAATTATGCAAACAACATTGATTTCAGCATAATAAATAACCTCATTCAAACCCTAGTCAGAAACAGTTTCAGAAACAAacccaagtttttttttttttaaaaaggaccTAACTTTAAATGAAAAAGTAGGAAGAGAAAGATACCCATTTTCTGATCCTGTGCTACTTTTAGCACCCTGTCTTCTATTGAAGCTTTTTTCCCACAAATCAAAAGCACTTTATTCAAAAAATCACTTCTTTGATAACAAACCTGCAGTTcccttttagagagagaaaaatctataagcttggatttttattttaggtgAATTTTTAGTTTAAGGTAAGAAAACCAAAGTACTAACAAGTATAATTTGAAGGATAGTGAATGGAAAGAAAAGGGTAATGGCAAAGGAGTGTTGATTTTCATTTATATACCTCACTCACTCACGcttacataaaaaatagagCTTTTGATGATTAACCACCGCCACTGCTAttgtaaaatacttaaaaataaataatctaaaGACCTGCCCTTTAAGCACCTCTTCCtcaactttgagaaaattataatcattgttaatttttcttttattggatTTATTGAGTTGTATTGTATGTGGTAGTacatgtacatgtaaacttttttagttacatttgtttttaatCAAAGCTTATTAGGACAAACATGAAGTTACAAATGTACTAGAttagatagatagatatttGTCCCCGTGAACATAGTTCAGTTGACAGGGATATTGTATTGTTATATTCAGggttgaggttcgaattccagacaccccacttatttaccttataaagtgaattctagccactaggttatctgattaaaaaaaaaaagatagatagataaatagATACTTGAGATTTTTTAACCCTTTGATTAAGAGTTCGATTATAGAGGGATGtgtataagaagaaaaaaataaaacatatttgagATGATAGTTTAACAATCTGTTATTCAGCATGAccttttgcaaatacccccctgaagttttgcacttatgtgcaaaatgcctcttgaacttaattttttgtttttttcttatacctgactcaaaagatattaaaggcaaacaattaacacTTAACTTTAGCATATTGATCCATCAAAGCCTAATTTCATGGAGAATGATGATGGCATTCAGGGGTGATTCCTAGTATAGCCAAGGGGTAGCAATggctaccccaaaaaaaaaaaaaattgaatgagtagtaggtatattattatatttggctacccctaataatatatatttggctaCCCCATGTTCGATTTtagtttaaataattttgtctgATTTTGATTACTTTTCAGTTGAACTTTGAATTACTTGATCATGTTTTGCAGAAATTGAAGAATCTATCCctaatagtattattttttattaaacaaagaaaatattacaaTAGCAACAAATTTTAATATGTAACTATTAGTTCCAATCATAAATCATATAGTCCCAACATCCATCCTATTAGTATTGttgtattaaaattataatattattaatttattagtaAATATATTGGACAAATGAAAGGAAACAATGTtttatttacattgaaaaagacATTGTAAGTCACTTAAATTCATAAGCAGTTATAGATGAATTTGAGTCTTTGAAGGATCGCCAAGTTCGACTTTTGTAAATAGCTactatcaattttaatttcttccaTTGTCGATTTTTACGTGCAatcatttgttttgttgttgctttttttttttttttttgtaaaatccGTTGCTTTTGCATTTTTGGTATAATCCCTTCTTATTGCTTTAAGTGTATTTTATGAAGTACATTTTATATAAGTAATATTTATTgtgaattgtttttgtttatagtTAAATTCattgttaatgttttttaaaaaaattatatgtggCCACCTCATAAAAATATTGCTAGCTTCGCCGCTGATGACATTGATTTACACAAACCAAAGGTGCATCATATGATTATTGAGGACAGATCAAATGACTTAAATCTCAATgttaaagttttaaattttgatgattGTAAAGTGATGTCTTCATTCAAGAAGTCATTGCAAGAGAAGCAAGAGGGGAtggatacaaaaaaaaaaaaaaaattgaggaaaagaatattattgataatgttgttgtgaatttCAAGATTGCCCCTTatgagaagaaggaaaaagtgGTGTTGTATTTCACAAGCCTACGCATGGTGAGAAAAACTTATGAGAATTGTTGCAAAGTTAGGATGATTTTGAAAGGATTAGGCATAAGGGTTGATGAGAGATATGTGTCAATACATTTAGGATTCAATGAAGAGTTAAAAGAGTTACTTGGTGGAGGGTACTATGGTAAAGGAGGATTACCAAAAGTGTTTATTGGAAAGAAAAACATTGCTGGAGTTGAGGAAATTCAGAAACTTCATGATGACAAGAAGCTTGAGTAATTACTTGATTGTTGTGAAAGGATTGACGACATTGAAGGAGGTGATAGTGGATGTGAGGCTTGTGGTGATATAAAGTTTGTTCGTTGTGAAACGTGTTATGGAAGTTGTAAAATCTACTATAATTGGTGAGTGTGGATTCTAAAGGTGTCCTCATTGCAGTGAAAATGGCTTAATAAGATGTTTCATGTGTTGTTTCTAGTTCCATATTCTATTTTGACATTAAAGTTAACTGTTTGCCTTTGATATattttgagtcaaggataagaaaaaaatatataaattttcaagttctaggggcattttgcacataagtaaAAACTTCAGGGGAGCTATtcgcaaaacgtcatgttgactagCTAGATATAATTTGACGGAGGGCGTAAATTAATTAACGGTGTGCAATTTCAagagggtaattgaagttttgttaatgtcatggggtaattgacgaaacttacaatttcagagggaTGTAATTACCTATTTACttgacttatattttattattaaaattaacattattaatcattttttaatatctgtgtaaaactcaaatgaaatatttaatatGATACGAAGAGAGAACAGTTTATTGTATGTAGTCTCTCATGTTACTATTATGCTCCCCCAACACTCtaatattgtaatttttaattcaatttcatCTAATCTTATCACACATCCAACACAAGATCTTCATCTATTTACACTATTTTATTCTATTGTCGGTTCTTCAACGCCAAATACTCTATTTCATACAACATCGTCGTTGTTACCTTTGTTCGATACTATTTTTCATTCGCCTTGAGTGATACTTtcttatcaaataaaatatgtagGCTCTTATCTATTTCAATAATCCCGCTTGAATTCGATGATTTACATCATTTCTCTATCGTTTTATACTATGAATCCAAGATATTCAAACTCTGTAACTTGTGTAATGATATGATGTTCATTTTTCACCTATAAAATAAGAATACTTTGGATTTTACTAAAATTGCATTCCATATAGTTTAAtttaaaacatttataaaaaaaatattgctgccttcgtccctaattataaggctcttttaaaaaataatgggaATTAAGAATTGAAGAATGACGGCGCCGCTCCGTGAATCTTTCCCATTCCAATCGGTTTGCTTTTTCCTTCAATTGCTAGTTCTCAAATATTAACAAATTGCTTTCCAATTGATTCCTCCACTCACGTATTTATCACGTAAGTGGCTATTTCAATCAACTAGGGTTACACGTTCATCACAAATTTTGTTGTGTACTGCTTTCGTCGACAGCCATACCTACTACCACTTTGGCTCTCGACATAGTTGCGCTTAAAACACCAACACAAGCTACCGCTCCAAAACCTTCTTTTGCTCAGGCATTACGCGGTTCTACAGTTATCTACTCAGAACCCCTTCCATCGCCTGTAATTCGTGGGGACATGTTGTCagtcaaaatttcaaaagaagcTTATGTCCGTGGTTTAGAAGCTTTTCGGACCAACCTTCGGGGCAGACTGATGCTCAACAAAGGGGATACTCCATACTCTTCCAAGGCTGTCTTTGAAAAGCTACAGACAATATGGAAACTTCCTGGTCCTTGGAGTCTACGCTCATTACGTAGGGGGTTTTATGAATTTACCTTTGCATCACATGAAGACTTCTGTAAAGTTTGGGTTGCGGGAACTGTCAGTTTGAAGCGAGGGGTTCTTCGTTTATTTGAATGGTCGAAGGACTTTAATATGCACACGCATCGTCAAACACATGCTTAGGTTTGGATCCGTTTATGGGAATTGCcacaagaatattggatggagaagACTTTATTGGAGATAGCAGGGGCGGTTGGTACTCCATTGCTCATTGATCAGGTTACCAAGAACCGTTTGTTTGGTCACTATGCTAGAATAATAGTTGATTTGGACCTttcaaaagatatttttttatgaagttatGGTGGAAAGAGAGGGGTTTGCGTTCCCAATTGCTATTGAATATGAACGCCTTCCTGATTTTTGCACACACTGCAAGAGTATTGGCCACAATGTTAGTTCTTGCCGTTGGTTACATCCGAGGAAAGAGGACAAGCAAGCAGAAAGAGTTGATAATGGAAAGAAACCAGTGAACTCCCAAAAACAGCGAAATGAATGGAAACCAAAAGATAACCCTGATGGTGATGGATCCTCGGTTGCCTTTGAAGCTCACGATCCCAAGAAAATTCAACAGAAGGAACTAGAGATTGTTGAAATAGACCATGAAGAGGAAGTAAATACGGACAATGTACCACAAGCAAAAGAGCTCACGGTCCCCACCATTGAGACACAAGAAACCGAAACTAGTACAGGCACCAATGACAAGGAGGTTACGATTGTTGATACAGAAGTTCATGAAGAGAAACAAACAGGTGATTCACCACAAATTGCTGCACTTTCTAACACA
Above is a genomic segment from Medicago truncatula cultivar Jemalong A17 chromosome 5, MtrunA17r5.0-ANR, whole genome shotgun sequence containing:
- the LOC25494693 gene encoding transcription factor bHLH49, whose product is MSDKEKFEVDGNEEDPMSYSSGMPPDWRFGANSSVGLVSIGNSMSMNRGDLIGSSSCSSASMVDSFSPNFWDHSANSQNLGFCDINGSSSNTIGIRKDGFGFGRGGHDHGTLEIGWNQANAMMKGDGFLPNGQGVFPQSLSQFPTDSGFIERAARFSCFGGGNFSDVVNAYGVPQSMAMYAGSIHGTRDALAGVGLRVANGGPTQESDDPNVVEAATKGVVSPSVEQLATRESPLKNDKSEGWVGSQDEGKQALVQNVNDSDGGESGDDDGGRGGQDGSPMLEGTTSGEPSMKGLNSKKRKRSGQDADNDKPNGTQELQNEGAKDNPENQQKCDQQPTSTIKASGKNAKQGSQNSDPPKEEYIHVRARRGQATNSHSLAERVRREKISERMKFLQELVPGCSKVTGKAVMLDEIINYVQSLQRQVEFLSMKLATVNPRLDFNIESLLAKDVLHQRPGPSSTLGFPLEMSMNFPPLHPSQPGMIQSVIPNMANPSDILRRTIHTQLTPLSGGFKEPNQMPDVWADELHNVVQMSFATTAPMSSQDVDGTTAANQMKVEL